In Microvirga sp. 17 mud 1-3, the genomic window GCTTAGGGTAAATTTTTTTTACATTTTTCTTCTTTTGGATGCTTGGAAGTCTTTTGGCGGCCGTTCGTTGCCCGTCTGAGGATCGCGCTCCTGACGTAGGGGAGCCAAGGGCATTCCGTTGTGGTAGGATCCTTCGGCGCATGGGAGGCATACGACCATGGACGAAACCTTACGGCGTGAGATTGTCGATATCCTGAATCGGGCCCAGGACCTCACCCTCGCGACGATCCGGCAGGACGGCTATCCTCAAGCCACGACGGTGTCCTATGCCAGCAGCGGCTTTCACATCTATTTCGGCTGTGCGGACCAGTCCCAGAAGGCCCAGAACATCGCCCACGATGCCCGGGTCTCTGCCGCCGTCACCCTTCCGTACGAGAATTGGGAGCAGATTCGGGGCCTGTCCTTTGCCGGGCGGGCAGAGCGCCTGACGGATCCTGCTGCGATCCAGCAGGCGGTGCGGTTGATGCTCGCCAAGTTTCCCCAGCTCGCCCAATATGCCACGGAAGGACTCGAAGGCGTGGCGCTCTACCGGATCGACCCGGAGGTGTTCTCGGTCCTCGATTACCGGAAGGGGTTCGGCCACACCGAATTCTCGACGGTATCCGACGAGGCGCGGCTCGATGCGGTCGAGGAAGCGGATCTCGAATCCTTCCCGGCGAGCGATCCCCCGTCCTGGACCGGCACGTCTCTGCTCTAAAGAGCGGCCGTGAGATCGAACTCACGCCCGAGATTTCGGGTTTCCGGTCTCGAGCACCTTTTCCGGCAAAGCCGGTTTCCACTTTACGACCGATGGTCCGGTGGATGATTTCTGACGCTTGGAATCCAAGCCGCAGGTCCGCTCAAGATTACGGGCAGGCCTTCAACATTGAGCGGGATCATGAGGATTTCGTT contains:
- a CDS encoding pyridoxamine 5'-phosphate oxidase family protein; protein product: MDETLRREIVDILNRAQDLTLATIRQDGYPQATTVSYASSGFHIYFGCADQSQKAQNIAHDARVSAAVTLPYENWEQIRGLSFAGRAERLTDPAAIQQAVRLMLAKFPQLAQYATEGLEGVALYRIDPEVFSVLDYRKGFGHTEFSTVSDEARLDAVEEADLESFPASDPPSWTGTSLL